In a genomic window of Acropora muricata isolate sample 2 chromosome 2, ASM3666990v1, whole genome shotgun sequence:
- the LOC136908909 gene encoding aprataxin and PNK-like factor, whose protein sequence is MAFSFLLRPQHGGKDIAIPCGKTTIGRGPFLGVTDKRVSRSHAEVQLSDGKLTILPLHVNPTFHKTGVNKKFVALKKNESHALHKGDAISLLPDDICFTVILEECVSDSDMTKKTNNAENKLGNNFPSSVVNVVENCNENLSKTKKQLSESFLDEFLDNRTSIKSVQAASTQADKETGNPSPQFPETLSLSSLSNKDVVLPTKIEVKPAPLLQKTRKLPAWLIQASNVDTKSTENNARARKGKAGAANAGKKVKPSTPASKHGKSSSQSKTKQKKFDSDEDFIVNDGDEAEDGDWTGIGKAVKLTGRKRSSAEMLDSDDQVIAIKHQKTKKLSSENCSDGGNELPSLPTGAGLGEEDELPAAIKDKVGSSMLGNDQRTASKLPQCPYGSKCYRKNPTHFEEYSHNEEDDETDHNDSGDRSDGAADDRPDCPYGTSCYRKNPQHKRDYRHTKSLGRPKRPRTKHKSVLDNESDEDGPNTYDYNDSFLNDEELSESSFSAGSTDDSDWQPQGEDRDNDEENVDDLLSEARGFLRRKKIAKPV, encoded by the exons atggctttttcttttctgttgagGCCTCAGCATGGTGGTAAAGATATCGCAATTCCTTGTGGCAAGACCACCATAGGCCGTGGACCTTTTCTCGGG GTGACCGATAAAAGAGTGTCAAGATCTCATGCAGAAGTGCAGCTCTCAGATGGAAAACTCACCATTTTGCCA CTTCATGTGAACCCAACATTTCACAAGACTGGTGTCAACAAGAAGTTTGTTGCTTTGAAGAAAAATGAATCCCATGCATTGCATAAGGGCGATGCAATTTCACTGCTTCCTGATGACATTTGCTTCACAGTCATTCTTGAAGAATGTGTATCTGATAGTGACATGACAAAGAAGACAAACAATGCTGAAAACAAGCTCGGTAACAATTTCCCCTCCTCTGTGGTTAATGTTGTGGAAAATTGCaatgaaaatttgtcaaaaacaaaaaaacagctctCAG AATCTTTTCTGGACGAGTTTTTGGATAACAGAACATCAATAAAAAGTGTGCAAGCTGCCTCTACTCAAGCTGACAAGGAAACAGGGAATCCTTCACCTCAGTTCCCAGAAACTCTTTCACTGTCGTCTTTG AGTAACAAAGATGTAGTGTTGCCTACAAAAATAGAAGTGAAGCCTGCACCACTATTGCAAAAGACTCGCAAACTCCCTGCATGGCTGATTCAAGCTTCAAATGTAGATACAAAATCAACAGAAAATAATGCAAGAGCTAGGAAAGGCAAAGCTGGTGCTGCAAATGCTGGCAAAAAAGTAAAACCATCCACTCCTG CAAGCAAACATGGAAAAAGTTCATCACAGTCTAAAACAAAGCAGAAAAAGTTTGATTCAGATGAAGATTTTATTGTTAACGACGGCGATGAAGCTGAAGATGGAGACTGGACGGGAATAGGAAAGGCTGTAAAACTCACAGGAAGAAAAAGATCTTCCGCAGAAATGCTGGATAGCGACGATCAGGTCATAGCCATAAAAcatcaaaagacaaaaaaactaTCGAGCGAAAATTGTAGTGATGGTGGTAATGAGTTACCTTCGCTACCAACTGGTGCTGGTTTGGGTGAAGAAGACGAGTTACCTGCAGCTATAAAG GACAAAGTAGGAAGCTCAATGTTAGGGAATGACCAGCGTACAGCTTCCAAGCTTCCCCAGTGTCCATATGGCAGCAAATGTTACAG aAAAAATCCAACACATTTTGAAGAGTATTCACATAACGAAGAAGATGATGAAACTGATCATAACGACTCTGGTGACAGAAGTGATGGCGCAGCTGATGACAGGCCCGATTGTCCGTATGGAACCAGCTGCTACAGAAAAAATCCTCAACACAAACGCGACTATAGGCATACAAAGTCTCTTG GTCGTCCAAAACGACCGAGAACAAAGCACAAGAGCGTACTCGATAACGAAAGCGACGAAGATGGGCCGAACACTTACGATTATAATGATAGCTTTTTAAATGACGAAGAACTGAGTGAAAGCAGTTTCTCAGCAGGATCGACCGACGATTCTGATTGGCAGCCTCAAGGAGAAGATAGAGATAACGACGAGGAGAATGTAGACGACTTGTTATCAGAGGCACGTGGCTTCTTgcgcagaaaaaaaattgccaagcCTGTTTGA
- the LOC136908910 gene encoding uncharacterized protein, with amino-acid sequence MFSVTIWFLMGIVLLFRTSTDANLFDSWYEGRSTVANPAVSSRPRSCFRQFFLGQYIPQYLEINFNNTPSSYLKYICQTRDNIFTVHYYASLFDEQYGVPVYSGYRISRSQGIRIDTISYRQRPSSSAWQKTPGITLQGDNTVYAGSNSANIHRGHLNPCQINSYDRSYMFATFVYTNAVPQCGSSFNSGSWMRFEKKIKNYTRDVCAGSRGGTMYLVTGQSRYRIQVSRSGAISQVAGGAHYFPTSGSVQILQPNSMWTAGCCVYTSSRTHTTTAKSFAVMGNNDMRSHCTLTRALHLTTLETMIVAPGATPADIFPGFATCRTNSDSHNL; translated from the exons ATGTTCTCCGTCACAATTTGGTTCCTTATGGGCATCGTTCTCTTATTTAGAACCAGCACTGACGCCAACCTGTTTGACAGTTGGTATG AAGGAAGAAGCACTGTAGCTAATCCTGCTGTGTCGTCTCGGCCAAGATCCTGCTTCAGACAGTTCTTCCTTGGACAATACATTCCACAATACTTGGAAATTAATTTCAATAATACCCCATCGAGCTACCTTAAGTACATCTGCCAAACCCGTGACAACATTTTTACAGTACATTACTACGCGTCGTTATTCGACGAACAATATGGTGTCCCTGTATACTCTGGCTACAGGATAAGCCGAAGTCAAGGAATACGTATCGACACTATTTCATACAGGCAAAGACCAAGTTCTAGCGCTTGGCAAAAGACTCCCG GCATAACTCTTCAGGGTGACAATACTGTGTATGCTGGTTCAAATTCTGCAAACATTCACAGAGGCCACTTAAACCCATGTCAAATCAACTCCTACGACAGAAGCTATATGTTTGCCACTTTTGTTTACACCAACGCTGTACCACAGTGTGGTTCGAGCTTCAATAGCGGAAGTTGGATGAGAttcgaaaagaaaataaagaactATACCAGGGACGTATGCGCAGGTTCCCGCGGTGGAACTATGTACCTTGTTACGGGACAGTCAAGGTATCGCATTCAGGTTTCGCGGTCTGGTGCAATATCTCAAGTGGCAGGCGGAGCG CATTATTTTCCCACCAGTGGTTCTGTACAAATCCTACAGCCAAACTCTATGTGGACGGCGGGGTGTTGCGTCTACACCTCATCACGAACCCATACTACAACAGCAAAGTCCTTTGCAGTCATGGGAAACAACGACATGCGTAGCCATTGCACGTTGACGAGAGCTTTGCATTTGACAACTTTGGAAACAATGATCGTTGCTCCGGGTGCGACGCCAGCCGATATTTTTCCAGGATTTGCTACTTGCAGAACAAACAGTGATTCCCACAACTTGTGA